In Spinacia oleracea cultivar Varoflay chromosome 5, BTI_SOV_V1, whole genome shotgun sequence, a single window of DNA contains:
- the LOC130461932 gene encoding uncharacterized protein, protein MQSNPTGRGGTRRKRSSLNSSRSNPTKRARATGEDDAYADHEANEPVLESAAKKTTDTALQAQPSPPASIEILDEGIVGGFIEDFHRQATSAAVTGGNSSMPPVSRSENKSGDSRLNYHLPLRTGGWIEDTPFKIPEAMKSWFGSFGGEPTDQFYPNIDLLCGESVATDSAKDGGDLGYRAFRDLITPADRPQGQIDAPAAQHFNDLYKVFLA, encoded by the coding sequence ATGCAATCCAATCCAACAGGCCGAGGTGGAACCCGCCGAAAAAGGTCGTCTCTTAATTCCAGTCGGTCTAATCCGACTAAGAGGGCAAGGGCCACTGGTGAGGATGATGCTTACGCCGATCACGAGGCAAATGAGCCGGTCTTGGAGTCTGCCGCCAAGAAAACTACTGATACCGCCCTTCAGGCGCAGCCGTCTCCACCAGCTTCTATTGAGATTTTGGACGAGGGTATTGTCGGCGGTTTTATTGAGGACTTCCACCGGCAAGCTACTTCTGCTGCTGTTACCGGTGGTAACTCTAGTATGCCTCCCGTCAGTCGCAGCGAGAACAAGTCTGGTGATTCTCGACTGAATTATCATCTGCCGCTTCGTACCGGCGGTTGGATTGAGGATACCCCCTTTAAGATCCCGGAAGCAATGAAATCATGGTTCGGGTCTTTTGGCGGCGAACCCACCGATCAGTTCTACCCAAACATTGATCTGCTGTGTGGGGAGTCGGTGGCGACGGATTCTGCTAAGGACGGTGGGGATTTGGGCTATCGTGCTTTTCGGGATCTGATTACTCCTGCTGACAGGCCACAGGGTCAGATTGACGCCCCTGCTGCTCAGCATTTCAACGATTTGTACAAGGTATTTCTTGCTTAG